aagcttattcccaaaatttcagttgattccaattttgcgcttgtgagttatgcatgattatgtgtattaaaaaaaaaagaagaaaaaaagcgcagtgatttatagtgcgctacgcacaggcacaacgcctagacgttgatccacaagcctcagcacactttacagtgttTACAGAGTTTACACTGCTCCTGCTACTGATATTACTGAAGTATGGAAGTTgttatatatactgctgatattgatgttgatgaagttgctatctttTTGGTAAATTACATTGAGTAAATTGCTAACTGCTGCCGACACCATTACCAATAAAGTagatacctactgctgataactgGTATGTAgctgctatctaatgctgatctaaatattgatgaagtaattttcTACTGTAGAGCTTGATATAATTGAATTGGTATTAatgcagttgctatctactgatgatattggtattgataaaccaagcaaacacaaaatgttttaaatggttcaaaaggtttaaatgttgggttatatacagGGTATGAAAATGTTGCAataacatttataaaacatttttggaagTGTGATGAAAAACATTCTAAGAGAATGTTAttcaactgttgacaaaatattttgcaagattGCCCAAGGGAATGTGCAAATAACAGTACCATATCTCTTATCTCTCATGCCAGCAAGGTGCTGCTCCATTTCATTGCTGAAAGGGGTCATCTAGAAAGTGAGTTACCACCAGAGCAGGCAGGTTTCAGGAGAGCAAGGGGAACTAGAAACCAAATTGGAAACTTGAGAAACCTAACGGAGAAAAACATGGAATTCCAGCAACCTTTAGTTCTGTGCTTCATTGATTATTTCAAGGCATTTGATTGTGTCCAGCATGGCAAATTATGGATCATCATGAAAGATATGGGCTTCTCTGCACATGGGGTGGATTTGATTAGATCTCTATACAAAGGACAGGAAGCCACAGTAAGAACAGAAGGTGGAGATAGTGAATGTTTTACAATTGGCCAAGGAGTACGCCAGGGATGCATTTTGTCACCATACCTGTTCAACATATATGCCGAGCATATCATGCGGAATGCACTTGATGGCTACTCGGGTATGGTTGCAATTGGAGGACGACAAATAAGCAACCTCAGGTATGCTGACGATACCACCCTCATTGCAAGAACAGCTTCCCATTAACCGAGTTAAGAAGGGCAATGAGGAGTATGGATTGTTCCTAAATGTCAAGAAGACAAAGGTCATGATTTGTGATGGAAACGTAGACCAACAAGTGAAGGCCGGTGGAGAGGACATAGAGGTTGTTAATACTTTCAACTTCCTTGAATCCCTCATTGTAGAGGAAGGAGGCAGCTCCCAGGAAATCAAAAGATGGTTGGCTATGGCAAGAACATCTGCCATTGCAATCACAGACATTTGGAAAGATAGAGGAATCTCTAGAACAACAAAGATGAACATCATGGATGCCCTGGTCTTCCCGATTGCCACATATGGGTCTGAAACATGGGCTATTGGAAGAGCAGATAGATCTAGAATCCAAGCTTTGGAACAGTGGTGCTGGAGGAAAATGTTGAGAATTTCTTGGAAAgaacacaaaacaaatatatttgtCAGAAGCCAGATAGGAGATCACACCTCATTATGCTAGAAAATTGACTGGAAAAACTTCAATATTTTGGCCATGTTTCTAGAAGAAACAGAGATTGCTTGGAGAAGATCATTGTTCAAGGTCATGTTGAAGGACATCGCAGAAGAGGGAGACAGAAGACAtgttggtcagatggaatcaaagAGTGTACAGGACTATCTCTTACTGCAGCCTATCATCTTGCACAAGACCAAAATAGCTGGAATAACATCATAAAAAGGGTCACAACGGGTCAGTCATGACTCATAGGACAACAACGACGACTATAGGTCAGAAATCAATGTGTCCCAAAACTGCCAAAACTTTCCCACAATACTTAACAAATTTGTAATGCCGATACCATATACCTTCAAATCATTGCTGCACTAATTCGAattccaacaaacacaaaaatttgGTATCATCACCACAATCAATTCAATACAAGcagaggaaaatgcaataaatgCACATCAGATATCACAGCAATAATTTAGAACCATAAAATccaatatatattttataaagcAAGACAATTGCAAATTTCACTGCTTGAAATATTTAATATGATTTGTCAGCACTGTGTatgaataataaaatacaaagctGATTTCAAGAAACTTAAATGTCAATATTGAAAACTGTGTGGTTGCAGGTGCACACTTTACCTCATTTGAAAATCCCTGTGGCAGATTGAAGCGGAAAGTGTTCCACTTTGGTGGAAATGTGCTATTGATGAAGCGTAAGTGTTTCAATTTAAAAATCTATAGCAAAGTTTTACTTGTATGCTTGCTTGGTTTATGAACATTTGATCTCCTGGGTAGTATAGGTGTTGTTTCCTCTCTCGATATAGGCATAGCCTGGGTAAGACTCTAGTAAGCTTTTGTTTAGACTTGATGTTAGTCACTGACATACTGAAAGGCCTAACCTCAGATAAACCCTAGACACTATTAAAACTATAAAGACCTTGGGGATTGAAGACGGCTGCTGACTCCCTGAAGCAGCCAAACCTAGTGACTTTATCAAGAGTGGGAGCTTTTATCGTTTATCACTTAACATTGCCAAGAAAGAGAACACAGACACGCACAGTTCTTATGATCCAAAATTTGTCTAGATATAGTTACTTGAGCTCAAAATACATTACTGAAGCTTCAACCCTATTtgaatcaaaataaaacaaaaaaacaaatgtgaaatgGTTCAGACATAACAGAGTTTAGGACAAACATGTGTAAAAATGCAACCCAAAAAAGGATTATACTCAAATGTTGgtacaaatgaaaattattgatacAGATTTCCAAAAGTTTTGTTCAAACTTCTTGCAGTGATGATTGTCAGTCTCAGCTGGTTTATTCTGGTTTATTCATTCCTTCATAGCCATAAAACAACCAAAATAGTGACCATCTCATATTGAGTTTAGAGCTCAATTAAGCTCAACCACCTATCAATACtacctatcatcagtagatagttaattcaGAGGTACCAGCATCACCACTAATAGCTACATCAGCGGTATACTTCACtgatacccatatcagcagtagatattcatCAATACAACAAATCATCTGTAGATACCAGTAGTAGGTAGCTACCAGCTGCTTTGCGCTGTGCCATCacttcagattttaaaaaaaggaCTTAAAACACACCTCTTCACACAATGATTCTTTTGTTACatatttgtttgcttgcttttattttgtttatttttattatagtGTATCATCACACTTGCTGTGATCTTTATGCAACAGCGAGTTATAAATGCCGTTATGTATGTATAATATGTTGAGCGGTGAAAACCCTGATTGTCTAACTAATTCAACATTTGAAACATTGACCATTATGGTAGTTTTAGAATCTTCTTCGAAGTTCTTATAtgccatgttttttgttttttaaatcagGTCAAAGGGAGCATGACCATCCATTGACACAAATAAACTGATACACAAAAGGAATGGTATGacttctataaaggagatccaaaAACCTTCCTACAATACTTTACGAATTTGTAATGCCAATGTCACTTTTACCATACACCTTCAAATCGTTGTTGCACTAATTTgaatcccaacaaacacaaaaatttggtatcagaagaTGAAAGCTCCAAAGACAGGTTGGAGACACCAAATAAAACCTTAAATTTGTTGACACTTTAAACTTCAGCCTCCATGTATGCACACCTTATGGTACATCTAAAATTCCATTAGAGACATTTGATCTTTGCATTCAACAgtgacatttttaaaattaattcaaTACAAGCAGAGAAAAACTAACAAGAAATGCACATCAGAAAACACAGCAATAATTTAGAACCGTAACCCAATATATCTTTTATAAAGCAAGACGAAATTGGGAATTTCACTACTTGAAATATTTAATATGATTTGTCAGTGTttatgaataataaaaaaaattctttttacaATGCTGATTTCAAGTAAACTGAAATGTCAATATTGAAAACTGTGTGGTTGCAGGTGCACACTTTACCTCATTTGAAAATCCCTGTGGCAGATTGAAGCGGAAAGTGTTCCACTTTGCTGGAAATGTGCTATTGATGAAACGTAAGTGTTTCAATTTAAAAATCTATAGCAAAGCTTTACTTGTATGCATGCTTGGTTTATGAAAATTTGATCTCCTGGGTAGTATAGGTGTTGTTTCCTCTCTCGGTATAGGCATAGCCTGGGTAAGACTCTAGTAAGCTTTTGTTTAGACTTGATGTTAGTTGCATTGACGTACTGAAAGGCCTAACCTCAGATAAACCCTAGACACTATTAAGACTATAAAGACCTTGGGGATTGAAGAAGGCTGCTGACTCCCTGAAGCAGCCAAACCTAGTGACTTTATCAAGAGTGGGAGCTTTTATCGTTTATCACTTAACATTGCCAAAAAAGAGAACACAGACGCGCACATTTCTTATGATCCAAAATGTGTCTAGATATAGTTACTTGAGCTCAAAATACATTACTGAAGCTTCAACCCTATTTGAATCAAAATATTTGgtacaaatgaaaattattgatacAGATTTCCAAAAGTTTTGTTCAAACTTCTTGCAGTGATGTCAGTCTCAGCTGGTTTATTCTGGTTTATTCATTCTCCTTCATATCCATAAAACAACCAAAATAGAAGCCATCTCATATTGAGCTTAGAGCTCAATTAAGCTCAACCACCTATCAATACAcaaatcatcagtagatagttaattcaGAAATACCAGCATCACCACTAGTTAGCTACATCAGCAGCGGTATACTTTATtgatacccatatcagcagtagaaagtctATTCATCAATACAACAAATCATCCATAGATACCAGTAGTAGGTAGCTACCAGCTGCTTTGCGCTGTGCCATCacttcagatttttttaatgaaaatttgatCTCCTGGGTAGTATAAATGTTATTTCCTCTCTCGATATAGGCATAGCCTGGGTAAGACTCTAGTAagcttttgttttgatttgatgtTAGTTGCATTGATGCACTGAAAGGCATAATCTGTGACATACCATAGACACTATTAAGATTATAAAGACCTTGGAGATTGAAGAAGGCTGCTGACTCCCTGAAGCAGCAGATTTTAGTGACTTGATCAAACCCAACTCTGGGTAATATTCATTTTAACTTGAAAGAGTGAGAGCTATGCTATTTAACACTTAATattgacaagaaagaaacaaTCAGAAATGCTACTATGTTACTATGATTTAAAACCTGTCTAAACATTGTTACTAGAAGCTCAAAATGCATTATTGTAGCTTTTACCTTATCTAAAACAAAATAAACCATAAAAGAAATGTCAAACGGTTCAGATATAACAGGGCTTAGAAACAAAGATGTGCAAACATTTGATTATATTCAAATGTTAGTACAAACAAAAATGATTGATACAGACTTATTATTGAGCACTCTTCGTGCATTGATTTTCATCAGACTAAACCAACtgggtttatttatttcttcataGCAAGCAAATAACAAGAAGAGTGGCCAACTTATACGGCATTCAGAGGTCAATAAAGCTCAACTGCCTATCAATATCACAGTtcatcagaagatagctacttgatGAATACCAGCATCAGCAtacatcatcaataccagtatcagcatcTTCAGAAGAAGAAAGCTTATAACAGATCAGTAGATATAGCTAATTCACCAacacaatatcagcagcagatacctAGTTGACTAATGAcatcatcagcagtatatatatatacttcatcaataccagtatcagcagtagataggtacttcctCAATACACCAGAGCAGTAAAACATGCCCACACACTCTACAACTACATCCCACACCTACACACAGGGTTCCATACAGATTGGATCAATTACAAAATGCCAGAACATTATTGACAAACCATTTTTATGTTCATACAAAAAACTACAATTCATTTTTATTTGCCTTGGAGATGCAGCCATATTATATGACAGGAAGGTATTATAAACTGATCTCTTGATGTGTAAAAAACCTCTTTTTTTGACACTATTATCGTACAATGTCACACATGTTTGATATGAAACATTCATTTT
The Amphiura filiformis chromosome 3, Afil_fr2py, whole genome shotgun sequence DNA segment above includes these coding regions:
- the LOC140147317 gene encoding uncharacterized protein, producing the protein MEFQQPLVLCFIDYFKAFDCVQHGKLWIIMKDMGFSAHGVDLIRSLYKGQEATVRTEGGDSECFTIGQGVRQGCILSPYLFNIYAEHIMRNALDGYSGMVAIGGRQISNLRYADDTTLIARTASH
- the LOC140147319 gene encoding uncharacterized protein, whose protein sequence is MICDGNVDQQVKAGGEDIEVVNTFNFLESLIVEEGGSSQEIKRWLAMARTSAIAITDIWKDRGISRTTKMNIMDALVFPIATYGSETWAIGRADRSRIQALEQWCWRKMLRISWKEHKTNIFVRSQIGDHTSLC